A window of the Polypterus senegalus isolate Bchr_013 chromosome 4, ASM1683550v1, whole genome shotgun sequence genome harbors these coding sequences:
- the LOC120527502 gene encoding PDZ and LIM domain protein 3-like isoform X1, which produces MPQNVTLQGPAPWGFRLTGGKDFNQPLTISRITPGSKASLANLCPGDIILSIEGVTTEGMTHCEAQNRIKDSTNQLNLKIQRPETKLWSPQVKEDGKSHPFKINLEAEQQDLGYFEHKFNIRPKPFVATSSSSGLTGGSGYTASSVAAIISPPDLKPTSKMIPQKTWGAQFPGVKIQHTQFNSPMSLYSDTNILNTLQGQVSATVGEKCNKSSEPLSSIEQSHVYKMLQEDEEQHHEPRQSGSFRALQEFVQDESGSRPVGIRSVKAPVTKPAGSVTSVQKLPLCDKCGNGIVGTVVKARDKFRHPECFVCSDCNVNLKQKGYFFVDGQLYCETHARSRMRPPEGYDAVTVYPTA; this is translated from the exons ATTACTCCTGGAAGCAAGGCAAGCCTGGCTAACCTTTGCCCTGGTGATATTATTCTTTCCATTGAGGGTGTAACAACAGAAGGAATGACTCACTGTGAAGCTCAGAACAGAATAAAGGATTCAACAAATCAACTAAACCTAAAGATTCAACG GCCAGAAACAAAACTTTGGTCACCTCAAGTGAAAGAAGACGGTAAATCTCATCCATTTAAGATTAATTTGGAAGCTGAACAGCAA GATCTAGGCTACTTCGAGCACAAGTTTAACATCAGACCAAAGCCATTTGTAGCCACATCCTCAAGCAG TGGCCTCACAGGAGGGTCTGGATACACTGCTTCTTCTGTGGCAGCCATCATTTCCCCTCCTGATCTAAAACCTACTTCTAAAATGATTCCTCAGAAGACCTGGGGTGCACAGTTTCCAGGGGTCAAGATTCAGCATACACAATTTAACTCTCCTATGTCACTATATTCAGACACCAATATTCTGAATACATTGCAAGGTCAGGTGTCTGCTACTGTAGgagaaaaatgcaataaaag ttcaGAGCCCCTGTCATCAATAGAGCAATCCCATGTATACAAGATGCTACAGGAAGACGAAGAACAACATCATGAGCCTCGACAATCAGGATCCTTCCGAGCACTGCAGGAATTTGTGCAGGATGAATCTG GCTCTCGCCCAGTTGGCATTAGAAGTGTCAAAGCACCAGTGACAAAGCCAGCTGGAAGCGTGACGAGTGTGCAGAAGCTTCCACTGTGTGACAAGTGTGGAAATGGTATAGT tgggACTGTTGTCAAGGCACGAGATAAGTTTCGCCACCCAGAGTGTTTTGTATGCTCTGACTGCAACGTGAACCTTAAACAGAAGGGCTACTTCTTTGTGGATGGGCAGCTGTACTGTGAAACCCATGCCAGGTCCAGGATGAGACCACCAGAGGGATATGATGCTGTCACTGTTTACCCTACTGCATAA
- the LOC120527502 gene encoding PDZ and LIM domain protein 3-like isoform X2, whose product MPQNVTLQGPAPWGFRLTGGKDFNQPLTISRITPGSKASLANLCPGDIILSIEGVTTEGMTHCEAQNRIKDSTNQLNLKIQRPETKLWSPQVKEDGKSHPFKINLEAEQQEVKPIGTAHNRRAQPFVAAANIDDKRQVVSSTYNSPIGLYSASNIQDALQGQLRGLIHDKPEGSEPLSSIEQSHVYKMLQEDEEQHHEPRQSGSFRALQEFVQDESGSRPVGIRSVKAPVTKPAGSVTSVQKLPLCDKCGNGIVGTVVKARDKFRHPECFVCSDCNVNLKQKGYFFVDGQLYCETHARSRMRPPEGYDAVTVYPTA is encoded by the exons ATTACTCCTGGAAGCAAGGCAAGCCTGGCTAACCTTTGCCCTGGTGATATTATTCTTTCCATTGAGGGTGTAACAACAGAAGGAATGACTCACTGTGAAGCTCAGAACAGAATAAAGGATTCAACAAATCAACTAAACCTAAAGATTCAACG GCCAGAAACAAAACTTTGGTCACCTCAAGTGAAAGAAGACGGTAAATCTCATCCATTTAAGATTAATTTGGAAGCTGAACAGCAA GAGGTTAAACCAATTGGTACTGCTCATAATAGAAGAGCCCAACCATTTGTGGCAGCAGCCAACATTGATGATAAGAGACAGGTGGTCAGCTCGACGTACAACTCTCCCATAGGCCTGTACTCTGCCAGCAATATCCAGGATGCACTTCAAGGACAGCTCCGAGGCCTCATCCATGACAAACCAGAAGG ttcaGAGCCCCTGTCATCAATAGAGCAATCCCATGTATACAAGATGCTACAGGAAGACGAAGAACAACATCATGAGCCTCGACAATCAGGATCCTTCCGAGCACTGCAGGAATTTGTGCAGGATGAATCTG GCTCTCGCCCAGTTGGCATTAGAAGTGTCAAAGCACCAGTGACAAAGCCAGCTGGAAGCGTGACGAGTGTGCAGAAGCTTCCACTGTGTGACAAGTGTGGAAATGGTATAGT tgggACTGTTGTCAAGGCACGAGATAAGTTTCGCCACCCAGAGTGTTTTGTATGCTCTGACTGCAACGTGAACCTTAAACAGAAGGGCTACTTCTTTGTGGATGGGCAGCTGTACTGTGAAACCCATGCCAGGTCCAGGATGAGACCACCAGAGGGATATGATGCTGTCACTGTTTACCCTACTGCATAA